A section of the Humulus lupulus chromosome 2, drHumLupu1.1, whole genome shotgun sequence genome encodes:
- the LOC133813864 gene encoding glycine-rich cell wall structural protein-like — GEGGERRGGGGGGGDELRGGGGGELRGGGGGGLRGGGGGELRGGGGGGLRGGGGGELRGGGGGGGGGELRGGGGGGLRGGGGGELRGGGGGGLRGGGGGGELGGGGGGGLRGGGGGGERGGGGGGELRGGGGGGLRGGGGGGERGGGGDGELRGGGGGGGGELRGGGGGGGGGGELRGGGGGGLRGGGGGGERGGGGGGELRGGGGGGLRGGGGGGERGGGGGGELGGGGGGGGGELRGGGGGGLRGGGGGGERGGGGGGGGELRGGGGSGLRGGGGGGELRGGGGGGLRGGGGGGERGGGGGGELRGGGGGGLRGGGGGGERGGGGGGEWGGGGGGEVGGGGGDLLKSGGKSGGKCGGNFINLIDCRL; from the coding sequence GGTGAAGGAGGTGAACGGCGTGGGGGCGGGGGTGGTGGCGGTGATGAGCTGCGTGGGGGAGGTGGTGGTGAGCTGCGTGGAGGAGGCGGGGGCGGGCTTCGTGGGGGCGGTGGTGGTGAGCTGCGTGGAGGAGGCGGGGGCGGGCTTCGTGGGGGCGGTGGTGGTGAGCTGCGTGGAGGAGGTGGGGGCGGTGGTGGGGGTGAGCTGCGTGGAGGAGGCGGGGGCGGGCTTCGTGGGGGCGGTGGTGGTGAGCTGCGTGGAGGAGGTGGGGGCGGGCTCCGTGGGGGCGGTGGTGGGGGTGAGCTTGGTGGGGGAGGTGGGGGCGGGCTCCGTGGGGGTGGTGGTGGGGGTGAGCGGGGTGGGGGCGGTGGCGGTGAGCTACGTGGGGGAGGTGGGGGCGGGCTCCGTGGGGGAGGTGGTGGGGGTGAGCGGGGTGGGGGCGGTGATGGTGAGCTGCGTGGGGGAGGTGGGGGCGGGGGCGGTGAGCTGCGTGGGGGAGGTGGGGGTGGGGGCGGTGGCGGTGAGCTGCGTGGGGGAGGTGGGGGCGGGCTCCGTGGGGGCGGTGGTGGGGGTGAGCGGGGTGGGGGCGGTGGCGGTGAGCTGCGTGGGGGAGGTGGGGGCGGGCTCCGTGGGGGAGGTGGTGGGGGTGAGCGGGGTGGGGGCGGTGGTGGTGAGCTGGGTGGGGGAGGTGGGGGCGGGGGCGGTGAGCTGCGTGGGGGAGGTGGGGGCGGGCTCCGTGGGGGCGGTGGTGGGGGTGAGCGGGGTGGGGGTGGGGGCGGTGGCGGTGAGCTGCGTGGGGGAGGTGGGAGCGGGCTCCGTGGGGGCGGTGGTGGGGGTGAGCTGCGTGGGGGCGGTGGCGGCGGGCTCCGTGGGGGCGGTGGTGGGGGTGAGCGGGGTGGGGGCGGTGGTGGTGAGCTGCGTGGGGGAGGTGGGGGCGGGCTCCGTGGGGGCGGTGGTGGGGGTGAGCGGGGTGGGGGCGGTGGCGGTGAATGGGGTGGGGGCGGAGGCGGTGAAGTTGGTGGTGGTGGGGGGGATCTTCTGAAGAGTGGTGGGAAGAGTGGTGGGAAGTGTGGTGGCAACTTTATAAACTTGATCGATTGTAGGTTGTGA